Proteins encoded by one window of Nocardia goodfellowii:
- a CDS encoding thiamine-phosphate kinase yields MRELGEFALIDRINAGRVQAPAVLLGPGDDAALISAPDGRFVVSTDMLVEGRHFRLDWSSPHDIGRKAIAQNAADVVAMGAAPTAFVVALGCAADTPVEVVDGLTEGMWSEAGRAGGSIAGGDLVRSPRMVISVTAFGDLRGNAPITRSGARVGDVIAVAGRLGWSGAGLAVLASGAEIAPAADLVAAHRAPRPPYGVVLDEPTRPNALTDVSDGLLADLGHIADASGVAIDLDSAALWDPALEALAERLAVEVALDVDAAQWVLAGGEDHAFVAAWSSGSELPLGWRRIGRVLAGQGVTVDGLRQPGNGGWESFRGAEPDRR; encoded by the coding sequence GTGCGGGAGCTCGGGGAGTTCGCGCTCATCGACCGCATCAACGCGGGCCGCGTGCAGGCGCCGGCGGTGCTGCTCGGTCCGGGCGACGACGCCGCGCTAATATCCGCCCCGGACGGCCGGTTCGTGGTCAGCACCGACATGCTGGTCGAGGGACGGCACTTTCGGCTGGACTGGTCGAGTCCGCACGACATCGGCCGCAAGGCGATCGCGCAGAACGCCGCCGACGTGGTCGCGATGGGTGCGGCGCCGACCGCGTTCGTGGTGGCGCTGGGTTGTGCCGCGGACACGCCGGTCGAGGTGGTCGACGGGCTGACCGAGGGAATGTGGTCCGAGGCCGGTCGCGCCGGCGGCTCCATCGCGGGCGGCGACCTGGTGCGCAGCCCCCGGATGGTGATCTCGGTGACCGCCTTCGGTGACCTGCGCGGCAACGCCCCGATCACCAGATCCGGTGCGCGCGTGGGCGATGTGATCGCGGTGGCGGGCCGGCTGGGCTGGTCCGGTGCGGGTCTCGCGGTGCTGGCCTCCGGGGCCGAGATCGCTCCGGCCGCGGATCTCGTTGCCGCGCATCGGGCTCCGCGCCCGCCCTACGGCGTCGTGCTGGACGAGCCGACCCGGCCGAACGCGCTGACCGACGTCTCCGACGGTCTGCTGGCCGATCTCGGGCATATCGCCGATGCCTCCGGTGTGGCCATCGATCTGGATTCGGCGGCGCTGTGGGATCCGGCCCTGGAGGCGCTGGCCGAACGCCTCGCGGTCGAGGTCGCGCTGGATGTCGATGCGGCACAATGGGTTTTGGCCGGCGGCGAGGACCACGCGTTCGTCGCGGCCTGGTCCTCGGGGTCCGAGCTGCCGCTGGGCTGGCGCCGGATCGGGCGGGTGCTGGCTGGTCAGGGCGTCACCGTGGACGGTCTGCGGCAGCCGGGCAACGGCGGCTGGGAATCGTTCCGCGGGGCGGAGCCCGATCGCCGGTAA
- a CDS encoding uracil-DNA glycosylase, whose amino-acid sequence MGAQKPLAEIMDPGWARALEPVADQIRAMGEFLRLENAEGHGYLPAGENVLRAFQRPFDNVRVLIVGQDPYPTPGHAMGLSFSVAPDVSPIPRSLSNIFAELAKDLGHPAPSCGDLSPWSDQGVLLLNRVLTVRPGAPASHRGKGWEAVTEQAIRALVARDEPLVAILWGRDASTLKPTLTAAEVPFIESAHPSPLSASRGFFGSRPFSRVNELLDELGAEPVDWRLP is encoded by the coding sequence ATGGGCGCGCAGAAACCTTTGGCGGAAATCATGGATCCGGGCTGGGCGCGGGCGCTGGAACCGGTCGCGGATCAGATCCGGGCCATGGGTGAGTTCCTGCGCCTGGAGAATGCCGAGGGGCACGGCTATCTGCCCGCCGGGGAAAACGTACTGCGGGCGTTCCAGCGGCCCTTCGACAATGTGCGCGTGCTCATCGTCGGCCAGGACCCGTATCCGACGCCCGGTCATGCGATGGGCCTGAGTTTCTCTGTGGCGCCGGATGTTTCGCCTATTCCACGCAGCCTGTCGAACATCTTCGCCGAGTTGGCCAAGGATCTCGGGCATCCCGCCCCGTCCTGCGGCGACCTGAGCCCGTGGTCGGATCAGGGCGTGCTGCTGCTGAACCGAGTGCTGACCGTGCGTCCCGGCGCGCCCGCCTCGCACCGCGGCAAGGGCTGGGAAGCGGTGACCGAGCAGGCCATTCGCGCGCTCGTCGCGCGCGATGAGCCGCTCGTGGCTATCCTCTGGGGCCGGGACGCTTCTACTTTGAAGCCGACCCTGACCGCGGCCGAGGTGCCGTTCATCGAATCCGCGCACCCCTCACCGCTGTCCGCTTCGCGCGGGTTCTTCGGCTCCCGGCCGTTCTCGCGAGTGAACGAATTGCTCGACGAACTGGGCGCCGAACCCGTCGACTGGCGACTGCCCTGA
- a CDS encoding alpha/beta fold hydrolase yields MSNANNLLGPVRLSLTGSGGIELAADRFGPAAGPLVVFLHGGGQTRHSWKQTGAKLGAAGMRVVTLDARGHGDSQWAPDRDYTRTTMVADLLAVLEQLGATPERGAVVVGASMGGITGLIASGAPAAPIRALVLVDIVTRPEQEGVSRVLDFLGKHRDGFDTLDQAADAVAEYLPHRPRPKSSEGLMRNLRERDGRFYWHWDPDMLRDRVEDPTAMIGDMEAAARQLTMPVLLVRGLRSDVVSAEGAAQFQELVPHVRIAEIGGAAHTAAGDDNDAFTDAVAQFVLETST; encoded by the coding sequence GTGAGTAACGCGAACAATCTGCTCGGACCGGTTCGGTTGTCGCTGACCGGTTCGGGCGGAATCGAGCTGGCCGCCGACCGATTCGGACCGGCGGCCGGCCCGCTCGTCGTCTTCCTGCACGGCGGCGGGCAGACCCGGCATTCCTGGAAGCAGACCGGCGCGAAGCTCGGTGCGGCCGGAATGCGCGTGGTCACCCTCGACGCCCGTGGGCACGGTGACAGCCAATGGGCGCCCGACCGCGACTACACGCGCACCACGATGGTCGCCGATCTCCTCGCGGTGCTCGAGCAGCTCGGCGCGACCCCGGAGCGCGGTGCGGTGGTCGTCGGCGCGAGCATGGGCGGCATTACCGGCCTGATCGCCAGCGGGGCGCCCGCCGCTCCGATTCGCGCGCTCGTCCTCGTCGACATCGTGACTCGCCCGGAGCAAGAAGGCGTTTCGCGCGTGCTCGATTTCCTCGGCAAGCACCGCGACGGCTTCGACACCCTGGACCAGGCCGCGGACGCGGTCGCGGAGTATCTGCCGCACCGGCCGCGCCCGAAGAGCAGCGAGGGCCTGATGCGCAATCTGCGGGAGCGGGACGGCCGCTTCTACTGGCACTGGGATCCGGACATGCTGCGCGATCGCGTCGAAGACCCGACCGCGATGATCGGCGATATGGAAGCCGCCGCCCGTCAGCTCACCATGCCGGTGCTGCTGGTGCGCGGTCTGCGCTCGGACGTGGTCAGCGCCGAGGGCGCGGCCCAGTTCCAGGAACTCGTGCCGCACGTCCGGATCGCCGAAATAGGCGGCGCCGCACACACAGCCGCGGGCGACGACAACGACGCGTTCACCGACGCCGTCGCCCAGTTCGTCCTCGAGACCTCGACTTAG
- a CDS encoding enoyl-CoA hydratase/isomerase family protein, with protein sequence MSTDYVSIAEGVLQITIATSAAGTSMDFDGIEAGTAALKGLAPEVGAVLLTGTGANFCAGGNVRGFAAADDRSAHIHALATTLHDFVRALDATPVPVVAGVQGWAAGAGMSLVCAADIAIGGPSTKLRPAYPGIGLSPDGGMSWTLPRIVGLGRAREILLTDAVLDADAAVRLGLLSRLAADDDVRSEALSLAQTLAGGPRSTYATMKTLLSQSVSASLSDQLDAERDAIAAAASTPAGQEGIDAFVEKRQPDYTKAH encoded by the coding sequence ATGAGCACCGATTACGTCTCGATCGCCGAGGGCGTCCTGCAGATCACCATCGCCACCTCCGCCGCGGGCACGTCCATGGACTTCGACGGCATCGAAGCCGGCACGGCCGCGCTCAAAGGGCTCGCGCCCGAGGTGGGTGCGGTGCTGCTCACCGGAACCGGCGCGAACTTCTGCGCGGGCGGCAATGTCCGCGGTTTCGCGGCGGCCGACGACCGGTCCGCGCATATCCACGCGCTCGCGACCACGCTGCACGACTTCGTGCGCGCTCTCGACGCCACCCCGGTCCCGGTGGTGGCCGGCGTCCAAGGCTGGGCGGCCGGCGCCGGCATGAGCCTGGTCTGCGCCGCGGACATCGCGATCGGCGGCCCCTCGACCAAGTTGCGCCCCGCCTACCCGGGTATCGGCCTGAGCCCCGACGGCGGCATGTCGTGGACTCTCCCGCGCATCGTGGGCCTCGGCCGAGCTCGCGAAATCCTGCTCACCGACGCGGTTCTGGACGCCGACGCGGCCGTGCGCCTGGGTCTGCTCAGCCGCTTGGCCGCCGACGACGACGTCCGCAGCGAGGCACTGAGCCTGGCGCAAACACTCGCGGGCGGACCACGCTCCACTTACGCGACCATGAAAACCCTTCTGTCGCAGTCGGTTTCCGCCAGCCTGAGCGATCAGCTCGACGCCGAGCGGGACGCCATCGCCGCCGCGGCGAGCACTCCCGCGGGTCAGGAAGGTATTGACGCGTTCGTCGAGAAACGTCAGCCGGACTACACGAAGGCTCACTGA
- a CDS encoding GNAT family N-acetyltransferase, which translates to MTPWHIRPLTAGYTRGLAECHIACWREAYQGLVPEHVLAAFDVERLAKRWERDRIRNPGCLHVAVTEGTVVGFAVAAPDRAEDAVAAFELNALYVRAPWYGTGLASELLRAALDPAVSCALWVFEENPRARAFYRKHGFELDGARKVEEFSPAMQVRMVRPGR; encoded by the coding sequence ATGACCCCCTGGCACATCCGCCCGCTCACCGCCGGGTACACGCGTGGACTGGCGGAATGCCACATCGCGTGCTGGCGCGAGGCCTATCAGGGGCTGGTGCCCGAGCACGTCCTCGCCGCGTTCGACGTCGAGCGGTTGGCCAAGCGGTGGGAGCGCGATCGGATCAGGAATCCCGGCTGTCTGCATGTCGCGGTGACCGAGGGCACCGTCGTCGGATTCGCCGTCGCGGCGCCCGATCGCGCGGAAGACGCCGTGGCCGCGTTCGAGCTCAACGCCCTCTATGTGCGCGCCCCCTGGTACGGCACCGGGCTCGCGAGCGAGCTCCTGCGGGCCGCGCTCGACCCGGCCGTGTCCTGCGCACTGTGGGTCTTCGAGGAAAACCCACGGGCGCGAGCCTTCTACCGCAAACACGGTTTCGAACTCGACGGCGCCCGCAAGGTGGAGGAATTCAGCCCGGCGATGCAGGTCCGGATGGTGCGGCCCGGCCGCTAG
- a CDS encoding glucosyl-3-phosphoglycerate synthase, giving the protein MADLLMNEFHGEIRTWSAPQWSAHDLIAAKRGRTVSVVLPALNEEATVGDVVRAVRCLPEGLVDELIVMDSGSSDATMRVAADAGATVVHREAVLPEHPPVPGKGEVLWRSLAVASGDIVMFMDSDLLDPDPQFVPKLIGPLLFDESLVFSKAYYRRPLLVGETFDESGGGRVTELVARPLLAALRPGLRHVVQPLGGEYAATRAALERLYFAPHYGVEIGLLIDVYDTYGPSAIGQVDLGVRKHRNRPLHELGVMSRQIMATALERCGLPDSGAGIVQFPLGAAGFEPREATLHTAHRPPMHSLLPIAS; this is encoded by the coding sequence ATGGCCGATCTGTTGATGAATGAATTCCACGGCGAAATTCGCACCTGGTCCGCGCCGCAGTGGAGCGCGCACGACCTGATCGCGGCGAAACGCGGGCGAACGGTATCGGTCGTCCTGCCCGCGCTGAACGAGGAAGCCACCGTGGGCGATGTCGTTCGTGCGGTCCGCTGCCTGCCCGAAGGGCTGGTCGACGAACTGATCGTGATGGATTCCGGCTCCTCGGACGCCACCATGCGCGTCGCCGCCGACGCGGGCGCCACCGTGGTGCACCGGGAGGCGGTACTGCCAGAGCATCCGCCGGTGCCCGGAAAGGGCGAGGTGCTGTGGCGGTCCCTGGCGGTGGCCTCCGGCGACATCGTGATGTTCATGGATTCCGATCTCCTCGATCCGGATCCGCAATTCGTGCCGAAACTCATCGGGCCGCTGTTGTTCGATGAATCCCTGGTATTCAGCAAGGCCTATTACCGCCGGCCGTTGCTCGTCGGTGAGACTTTCGACGAATCCGGCGGCGGGCGGGTGACCGAGCTGGTGGCACGACCGCTGCTTGCGGCATTGCGACCCGGCTTGCGTCATGTGGTGCAACCGCTCGGCGGCGAATACGCCGCGACCCGTGCTGCGCTCGAACGGCTCTACTTCGCACCGCATTACGGCGTCGAGATCGGTCTGCTGATCGATGTGTACGACACGTACGGGCCGTCGGCCATCGGGCAGGTCGACCTCGGTGTGCGCAAGCACCGCAATCGGCCGCTGCACGAATTGGGCGTCATGAGCCGGCAGATCATGGCGACCGCGCTGGAACGCTGCGGACTGCCCGACTCGGGGGCGGGCATCGTCCAGTTCCCGCTCGGGGCAGCGGGTTTCGAGCCCCGGGAAGCCACCCTGCACACCGCGCACCGGCCGCCGATGCATTCGCTGCTACCGATCGCGTCCTGA
- a CDS encoding condensation domain-containing protein: protein MMQSGLIEDWRPRGGRLTIIRPSENARAAAIRARADGTPPSFQQDAYLEMARTAKKSGRRFDRLILCAFTLAGAPDIAALVRATTTVVRRHDAFHSWFEIDSDFRIQRRVLAATEIDLVADSWGEIDGLLISRIVQRVTPGPTSWDCFSFAIIDHGGSFTVVVACDHLNTDAVSGGIIAAEVVQLYFDPAAATRLAEAPVASYREYCGRERAQAAELSAESPQITQWADRILANGGKLPDFPLPLRDSEARVTVPAASDRRVLLSGPSADAFEAECARAGVRLVAGIFAAAAHTDYQLSGRTQYFNLSPKNTRSGPAEQRTVGWYASLIPIAFEFDPAEGFAATARRADAAFAAGKWLSNVSLHRVVELWQEREGFHVRRGWVAPMLSFLDLRKLPGAELFSALDFSFFGSRGTSEEVYTWVQRTDDMIWAASLFPDTPIAAASMTRYCDALTRVMESVAHAGTGPLVRDVA, encoded by the coding sequence ATGATGCAGAGCGGGCTCATCGAGGACTGGCGGCCCAGGGGCGGCCGGTTGACGATCATCCGTCCCAGCGAGAACGCGCGGGCGGCGGCCATCCGGGCACGCGCCGACGGCACTCCGCCGTCGTTCCAGCAGGACGCCTACCTGGAAATGGCGCGGACCGCCAAGAAGTCGGGCCGCCGTTTCGATCGGCTGATCCTGTGCGCGTTCACCCTCGCGGGTGCACCGGATATCGCGGCGCTGGTCCGGGCGACCACCACGGTGGTGCGCCGGCACGACGCCTTCCACAGCTGGTTCGAGATCGACAGCGACTTCCGGATCCAGCGGCGCGTGCTGGCTGCGACGGAGATCGATCTCGTCGCCGATTCCTGGGGCGAGATCGACGGCTTGCTGATCAGCCGGATCGTGCAGCGCGTCACGCCGGGTCCGACCAGCTGGGACTGCTTCAGCTTCGCGATCATCGATCACGGTGGCTCGTTCACCGTGGTGGTGGCCTGCGATCACCTCAATACCGATGCCGTTTCCGGTGGCATCATCGCCGCTGAAGTCGTCCAGCTGTATTTCGACCCCGCCGCCGCGACGCGGTTGGCGGAGGCCCCGGTGGCCAGCTATCGGGAGTACTGCGGGCGGGAGCGGGCGCAGGCGGCCGAGCTGTCGGCCGAGTCGCCGCAGATCACCCAGTGGGCGGATCGCATCCTGGCCAATGGCGGCAAGTTGCCCGATTTCCCGCTGCCGCTGCGGGATTCCGAGGCCAGGGTGACCGTGCCGGCCGCCTCGGATCGGCGGGTGCTGTTGTCGGGACCGTCGGCCGACGCGTTCGAGGCGGAATGCGCTCGGGCCGGGGTGCGCTTGGTGGCCGGTATTTTCGCCGCGGCCGCCCACACCGATTATCAATTGTCCGGGCGCACACAGTATTTCAACCTGTCGCCGAAGAACACCCGCAGCGGTCCGGCCGAGCAACGCACCGTCGGCTGGTACGCCAGCCTGATCCCGATCGCCTTCGAATTCGATCCCGCCGAAGGCTTCGCCGCGACCGCGCGGCGCGCCGATGCCGCCTTCGCCGCCGGGAAATGGCTGTCGAACGTCTCACTGCACCGGGTGGTGGAGTTGTGGCAGGAGCGGGAGGGATTCCACGTCCGGCGTGGCTGGGTCGCCCCGATGCTGTCGTTCCTGGACCTGCGGAAGCTGCCCGGCGCGGAGTTGTTCTCCGCGCTCGATTTCTCCTTCTTCGGCAGCCGGGGCACCTCCGAGGAGGTATACACCTGGGTGCAGCGCACCGACGACATGATCTGGGCGGCTTCGCTTTTCCCGGACACCCCGATCGCCGCCGCATCGATGACGCGCTATTGCGACGCGCTCACCCGGGTCATGGAATCGGTCGCGCACGCCGGGACCGGTCCGCTCGTGCGGGATGTCGCGTAG